One genomic segment of bacterium includes these proteins:
- a CDS encoding redoxin domain-containing protein: MRTPVICIVLGLFSVLLCSVAAYAQPGTTTACAIPLKGITIDGKLNDWPDGMVRYPILHHGQAYGTTDIDNADLTSSADLSPVFMIGYSAEENLLYVAVLVRDDIVQTGFGPNRTDGCEIYIEGTKRYKKHSASFRQFTAETMAALQYIMCPPGGDYGAGNSLNPDLAGGDITITGTRCAYVRTGDISVYEWAIQAYDSFPARPSILVPGKTIGMDVVVADKDSEDDNAAWVSWGPYAPLKFFNGDMLGSVLLVGKAGDAGTVTGSVTNKSDHGAIPGFDFRIYQEKEWLGNVRADSTGRYTVMLPRGKYVLKPGSGHGFDPDYAMKITVKSGKTAVRDYSPKPLVLPDILKKSIAAYESLRSYRDTTLVSFDVIRPAGNIAQTVPFLFASERSNQYKIESPEQSFAGFASLVCDGNYQIRCIGRWNQMMIQDAPAELSISNLQMPDRIVGGSMIVQLLAASDNPLDDFIKNIGTVSRVSEEMLDGKSTTVVELTIPCGSYSPALIPVTITGDIPISFRVWIGNEDFLIRKASVRLDMEKLCEGLPESQRKEMKGIKVTMTDIHSDIVTNPVFPKGMFSLETFQGAEQVDSFGPRKDSQPEVVDLNGREAPEFALNDVNGDNVTLSGLKGNVVVLCFFATWSEPCVEAMPLVQSLHEKYGTKGVRVVGIDTMEREEAETVKTFLGGHGITCRVLLDSDEIVMEQYGLQKIPAFFIIDTKGIVRYTHMGKPSDEALPDRQVEELLAE; encoded by the coding sequence ATGAGAACACCTGTGATTTGCATCGTTCTGGGATTGTTTTCGGTCCTACTGTGCTCTGTGGCTGCTTATGCGCAGCCCGGCACTACGACAGCCTGTGCCATTCCTCTGAAGGGAATCACCATCGATGGTAAACTGAATGACTGGCCGGACGGCATGGTACGGTATCCTATCCTTCACCACGGCCAGGCGTATGGTACGACCGACATCGATAACGCCGACCTGACCTCGTCGGCCGATTTGTCCCCCGTGTTCATGATCGGATACAGCGCGGAAGAGAACCTGCTATATGTGGCAGTGCTGGTCCGCGATGACATCGTTCAGACCGGCTTCGGTCCGAACCGGACGGATGGCTGCGAGATATACATCGAGGGCACGAAACGGTATAAAAAACATTCTGCTTCATTCCGGCAGTTCACCGCGGAAACCATGGCAGCGCTCCAGTATATCATGTGCCCGCCCGGAGGCGACTACGGTGCTGGAAACTCACTTAATCCCGATCTGGCAGGTGGAGATATAACCATAACGGGAACACGGTGCGCGTATGTACGGACAGGCGATATTTCCGTCTACGAATGGGCGATACAGGCCTACGACAGTTTCCCGGCCAGACCCTCCATCCTTGTGCCGGGGAAAACGATCGGAATGGATGTGGTGGTCGCGGACAAGGACAGTGAAGATGACAATGCGGCTTGGGTAAGCTGGGGGCCGTATGCGCCGTTGAAATTCTTCAATGGCGATATGCTCGGCAGCGTACTCCTCGTCGGGAAGGCCGGAGATGCGGGAACTGTCACGGGATCTGTCACGAACAAGAGTGACCACGGGGCAATCCCCGGATTCGATTTCAGGATTTACCAGGAAAAAGAATGGCTTGGAAATGTCAGGGCCGACAGTACCGGACGTTATACGGTCATGCTGCCTCGGGGAAAATATGTTCTCAAGCCCGGGAGCGGTCATGGCTTCGATCCTGATTATGCCATGAAAATCACCGTTAAATCCGGGAAAACCGCAGTCCGGGATTATTCCCCGAAACCTCTCGTTCTTCCGGATATTCTGAAAAAATCGATTGCCGCATACGAATCTCTCAGGAGCTACCGTGATACAACGTTGGTCAGTTTCGACGTTATACGACCCGCCGGAAACATCGCACAGACCGTACCGTTTCTGTTCGCGAGCGAACGGTCGAACCAGTATAAGATAGAGAGTCCGGAACAATCATTTGCCGGTTTTGCTTCGCTTGTCTGTGACGGTAACTATCAGATCAGGTGCATCGGAAGATGGAACCAGATGATGATACAGGACGCTCCCGCGGAACTCTCGATCTCCAATTTGCAGATGCCCGATAGAATAGTGGGCGGGAGCATGATTGTACAGCTTCTGGCGGCAAGCGATAATCCGTTGGACGATTTTATAAAGAACATCGGCACGGTATCCCGGGTGAGCGAGGAGATGCTGGACGGCAAATCCACAACGGTTGTCGAGTTGACCATACCATGCGGATCGTATTCCCCGGCGCTGATTCCCGTAACAATAACCGGTGATATCCCGATCAGTTTCAGAGTATGGATAGGGAACGAGGATTTTCTCATACGAAAAGCATCGGTCAGGCTCGATATGGAAAAACTGTGCGAAGGTCTTCCCGAAAGTCAGCGTAAGGAAATGAAAGGGATAAAGGTAACCATGACGGATATACATTCCGATATCGTTACCAATCCGGTTTTTCCGAAAGGGATGTTTTCGCTTGAAACGTTTCAGGGAGCGGAACAGGTCGATTCGTTCGGCCCGCGGAAAGATTCCCAGCCCGAAGTGGTAGACCTGAACGGCCGCGAAGCTCCCGAATTCGCGCTCAACGATGTCAATGGGGATAATGTGACGCTGTCCGGTCTGAAGGGCAACGTCGTGGTACTGTGCTTCTTTGCCACATGGTCGGAACCGTGTGTTGAAGCCATGCCTCTTGTTCAGAGCCTCCATGAAAAATATGGCACGAAAGGTGTCCGTGTCGTGGGAATCGATACCATGGAGCGCGAGGAAGCGGAAACGGTGAAAACGTTTCTCGGCGGACACGGTATAACCTGCCGTGTTCTCCTCGATTCGGATGAAATCGTAATGGAACAATACGGCCTGCAAAAAATCCCGGCATTTTTCATCATCGACACAAAGGGGATCGTTCGGTATACGCATATGGGAAAACCGTCCGATGAAGCCCTTCCGGACAGACAGGTGGAAGAACTGCTCGCCGAGTAA
- a CDS encoding KamA family radical SAM protein has translation MIKPTYISRLDKVAGLSGREQIELQDVCGFHAFRANDYYLSLIDWDDPGDPIRRIIIPDLAELEPWGQLDASNEKHYTMVPGLEHKYEHTALLLVNNVCGGYCRFCFRKRIFMNDNDETIRDISEALKYIRAHQELNNILITGGDPLVLSTDRLGGIISRLREIDHVRVIRIGTKMPAFNPFRILHDPSLPEMLSKYSTPSRKIYMIVHFNHPRELTDAAVQALHTIHRAGVVTANQTPIISGLNDSSEVLAELLDKLSYIGVPPYYVFQCRPTQGNRHLSVPVERAYEIHEQAKMRCSGLAKRSRFVMSHSLGKIEVLGLTEAHVVFKFHRAAHYDKKARIVIYRRNPHAYWYDDYREKIEDYLLENPFHVSDAELETCPSINDSGLLAVE, from the coding sequence ATGATCAAACCCACGTATATTTCCCGTCTCGATAAGGTTGCCGGTCTGTCCGGAAGAGAACAGATCGAGCTTCAGGATGTGTGCGGATTCCACGCATTCCGGGCGAACGATTACTATCTTTCCCTCATAGACTGGGACGATCCCGGAGATCCCATCCGCAGAATCATCATTCCCGACCTCGCCGAACTGGAACCGTGGGGGCAGCTCGATGCTTCGAACGAGAAGCACTATACGATGGTGCCGGGTCTTGAGCACAAGTACGAGCACACAGCCCTTCTCCTTGTCAACAACGTCTGCGGCGGATACTGCCGGTTCTGCTTCCGGAAACGTATCTTCATGAATGACAATGATGAAACGATTCGCGACATCTCGGAAGCGCTGAAGTATATCCGTGCTCACCAGGAACTCAACAATATTCTTATCACGGGCGGCGATCCGCTTGTTCTCTCCACTGACAGGCTCGGGGGCATTATCAGCCGGCTCCGCGAAATCGACCATGTCCGGGTCATACGGATAGGCACCAAGATGCCCGCGTTCAATCCTTTCAGGATTTTGCATGATCCCTCGCTGCCTGAAATGCTTTCGAAGTACAGTACTCCCTCCAGAAAAATCTACATGATCGTCCATTTCAATCATCCCCGCGAATTGACCGATGCTGCGGTACAGGCGCTTCACACAATACACAGGGCCGGAGTCGTTACCGCCAATCAGACACCGATTATCAGTGGTCTCAATGATTCCTCGGAAGTACTCGCGGAACTGCTCGATAAACTCTCATATATCGGGGTTCCGCCCTACTATGTGTTCCAGTGCCGCCCGACACAGGGCAACAGGCATCTATCTGTCCCTGTGGAACGTGCCTACGAGATCCACGAACAGGCGAAAATGCGCTGTTCGGGACTTGCCAAGCGGTCACGGTTCGTGATGTCCCACAGCCTGGGGAAAATCGAGGTGCTTGGTCTGACGGAAGCTCATGTCGTATTCAAATTCCACCGCGCTGCACATTATGACAAGAAAGCCCGAATTGTCATTTACAGGCGAAATCCCCATGCGTACTGGTACGATGATTACCGCGAAAAAATCGAAGATTATCTGCTTGAAAATCCGTTTCATGTATCCGATGCGGAACTGGAAACCTGCCCTTCTATCAATGATTCCGGTCTCCTGGCAGTGGAGTAA
- a CDS encoding DUF523 and DUF1722 domain-containing protein yields MTEKIKIGVSACLLGEKVRYDGGHKHDCFITDTLGRYMEFVPVCPEVGCGLPVPRETMQLTGDPTDPRLVTCRTGTDHTVQMASWGKFRLSGIEKEYLYGYIFKSRSPSCGMARIRVYNSPGITAHTGTGVWARMFMDHYPLLPAVEESCLHDPILREHFIERIFVYRRWREMLSRDKTPAGLIDFHTRHKMLIMSHSPLILRELGKLTASGMNCNIDELCSSYIALLSTALDLKATVRKNVNVLHHLMGYFKKRLTHDEKRELADIIDKYGRECLPLVVPVTLVNHYVGKYDQPYLKIQYYLNPNPIELMLRTHV; encoded by the coding sequence ATGACGGAAAAAATAAAAATCGGCGTCAGCGCCTGTCTTCTCGGTGAAAAAGTCCGGTATGACGGCGGCCACAAGCATGATTGCTTTATTACGGACACGCTCGGGAGGTACATGGAGTTTGTTCCGGTCTGTCCGGAAGTCGGGTGCGGCCTTCCGGTTCCACGTGAAACGATGCAACTCACCGGCGACCCCACTGATCCGCGTCTTGTGACCTGTCGGACCGGGACAGACCATACCGTGCAGATGGCGTCATGGGGAAAATTTCGGCTCTCCGGAATCGAAAAAGAATATCTGTACGGATATATATTCAAAAGCAGGTCGCCGTCGTGCGGTATGGCGCGTATCAGGGTTTATAACAGCCCGGGAATTACTGCTCACACCGGTACCGGAGTCTGGGCGCGGATGTTTATGGATCATTATCCGCTTCTGCCCGCTGTGGAAGAGAGCTGTCTCCATGACCCGATCCTGAGGGAGCATTTTATTGAGCGGATTTTCGTTTACAGACGGTGGCGCGAGATGCTTTCCCGGGATAAGACTCCAGCCGGTCTGATAGATTTTCACACCCGGCACAAAATGCTCATCATGTCTCACAGCCCCCTGATTCTCCGTGAGCTCGGGAAACTGACAGCCTCGGGTATGAACTGTAATATTGATGAGCTCTGCTCTTCGTATATCGCGCTGTTATCCACAGCACTCGATCTCAAAGCTACCGTAAGGAAAAACGTCAACGTTCTTCACCATCTCATGGGATATTTCAAAAAGCGGCTTACCCATGATGAAAAACGGGAACTCGCCGACATAATCGATAAATACGGCAGGGAATGTCTTCCCCTCGTCGTACCGGTCACTCTCGTCAATCACTATGTCGGGAAATACGATCAGCCTTACCTGAAAATCCAGTATTATCTCAATCCCAATCCAATCGAGCTTATGCTTCGCACCCATGTCTGA